ACAATGATTCAGCGGTTCAACCTGACTGAAGAAGACTTCCATGGAGGACCTTTCGTCGGCATATCCAAAGACCTCAAAGGCAACAACGAATGCCTCAATCTCACCCGTCCTGAAGTCATCTCCGAAATCCACAAAGAATACATACGCGCAGGAGCCGACATAATCGAGACCAACACCTTCAGCGCCAACCGGATCTCGCAGGCCGAGTACGACTGCATCGGGTTCGCCGGAGAGATGGCCCTTCGCGGAGCGCAGATCGCCCGGGCGGCGGCGGACGAAGCCATGGCCGAAGACCCGTCCCGTAAGGTCTATGTCGCCGGCAGCGTCGGACCGACATCCAAGTCGCTGTCGCTCGCTCCTGATATCAGCGATCCCGGCTTCCGGCCATACAGTTTCGACGACATGGCCGAGGCATACGGAGAGCAGCTCGAGAATCTCATAAAAGGCGGCGTCGACGTCATTCTGATAGAGACATGTTTCGACGCCCTCAACACAAAAGCCGTCCTCTACGCCCTCCAGAAGGTCTCCGACACCATGGGTGCCATAGTCTCGGTATCGGTCAGCGACCGCAGCGGCCGAACCCTTACCGGCCAGACCATGGAAGCCTACTACACTTCGATCCGTCACTTCCCTCTCGCCGCATTCGGCCTCAACTGCTCTCTCGGAGCGGATGAACTGCTGCCGCTCATAAGCGAAGTGGCCGCCTTCAGCGACGTGCCTGTCATCTGTTACCCGAATGCCGGCCTTCCCAACGAGATGGGCGGCTACGACCAGAGTCCGGAGCAGATGGCTGACCATGTCAGGAAGATGGCCGGCAAGGTCAATATAATCGGAGGCTGCTGCGGCACTACTCCCGACCATATACGGGCCGTCAGGGATGCCGTCCTCGCCACAGGAGAGACGCATACCGTACCGGAGCCGTCCAAGGGCCTGAAAGTAAGCGGTCTGGAACCATATCTGATCGACAGCCGCAACAATTTCACCAATATCGGAGAGCGCACCAACGTCGCCGGCTCGAGGAAATTCGCGAAACTGATTGCGGCCGGAGATTATGAGACCGCCCTGCAGATCGCGGCCGACCAGATAGAGAACGGGGCCGGAATAATAGACATAAACATGGACGACGCGATGCTGGATTCGACAGTCGAGATGCAGAAATTCCTGCGCTATATCTCCAACGATCCGGCAGTGGCGAAGGCCGCCCTGATGATCGACTCCTCCCACTGGGAGACAATTCTGGCTGGCCTGAAGAATGCCCAGGGAAAATGCATAGTCAACTCCATCTCCCTGAAGGAGGGAGAGGAAACCTTCCTCCGGAAAGCGCAGGAGATCCACCGTTTCGGAGCTGCGATGGTAGTCATGGCTTTCGACGAAGAGGGCCAGGCGACCACATACGACCGCAAGGTCGCAATCTGCCGCAGGGCCTATGGACTGCTGACAAAAGCCGGAATCCCGCCGACAGACATCATATTCGACTGTAACATCCTTTCGATCGGTACCGGCATCGACGAGCATGCCCGCTACGCCATCGACTTCATAGAGGCCGTCCGATGGATCAAGCAGAATCTTCCGGGAGCCTACACCTCCGGCGGAGTCTCCAACCTGTCCTTCGCTTTCAGAGGCAACAACCCTGTCCGCGAGGCGATGCACTCGGCATTTCTGTACCATGCAATCGCAGCCGGACTCGACATGGGCATCGTCAATCCGGGAATGCTTCAGGTCTATGATGACATCGAGCCGGAACTGCTGCGCTGCGTCGAGGACGTAATCATGGACAAGGACCCCGGGGCGACTGAAAGGCTCATCGAGAAGGCCCAGAAGATTCTTGCGGAGAAGCAGGACCAAGCCGCAGGCGGTGCGGTCCAGGCCGCGCCGGTGCAGGCCGCGACTCCGGAAGAAAGGATTATGGAGAACCTGGTCAAAGGAAAGAATATCGGTCTGGCGGAGGATGTGCTGGACTGTTACAAGAGATACGGTACGGCGGTGCAGGTCATTGAGGGCCCGCTGATGGCGGGGATGGAGAGAGTCGGAGAGCTTTTCGGCGCCGGCAAGATGTTCCTGCCGCAGGTCGTAAAGTCCGCAAGGACAATGCGCGACGCCGTGGCCATCCTGGAGCCGTATATGGAGGCCGGAGAGGCCGAGAGCAGCTCCAGCGCCAAACCGAAGATCGTGATCGCCACCGTCAAGGGCGATGTCCATGATATCGGCAAGAATATAACCTCGATCGTCCTCGGGTGCAACGGATTCGAGATGACGGACCTCGGAGTGATGGTCGACAAGGAGACTATCCTGGACGAGGCCCAGAGGCAGAATGCCGACATAGTCGCCGTCAGCGGCCTGATTACTCCTTCGCTGTACCAGATGGAGGAGATATGCCGGGAGATGACGGCCAGGGGGATGGATACCCCGCTGCTGATAGGCGGCGCGACGACCTCCGCCCTCCATACGGCAGTCAAGCTCGCGCCTCTGTATGACCATGTATTCTATGGCCCCGATGCTTCGGCGAGCGCCGTGATGGCGAAGCGTTGCATAATCGACCGGGAGGCGTTCGAAGCGGAGGAACATGCCGCCCAGGCAAAGCTCCGGGCCCTGTATGACAAAGGTTCGAAGAAGGAGACTGCAGCCGCCGAGCCGAACCGTTATCCTAAGGAGTCTTTCCTTCGCAAGGAAGACTGCTCGCTGGAGAATATGCCGGCTACGGAGCTGGAGCCGGGAAAGATACTGCCGTTCTTCGACTGGCAGATGTTCCTGGCAATCTGGGGCATACGCTACGGGAAGGCGGACATGAACGATCCGGAGATAGCGGAGATCATGGCCGAAGCCAAGGATATGCTGGACTGGATGACTGCGAACCGGGACTACAAGATCCGGATCGCGATGCGGTTCGACGAAGTCTGGAGCGAAGGCGACACGATCTGCTCCGAGGCATACAGGCTGCCGATGCTGCGTCAGGAGAAGCCGGCGCCAGGATCGGACAGGCTGGTATCGATGGCGGATTATGCGCCGCCTGCGGATATGGGCATAAAGACTCCTTTCGGAATGTTTGCCATATCGGTCTCGGCGATGAAGCATCCTGAGGGATGCTGTTGCCCGTGCTGCAGGCCTTCGGGCTACAGGCAGCTGACGTTGAAGAAGGACAGTCCGCTGCTGGAGAGGACACTGAGGCTGACCCTGGCCGAGGCGGCGTCGCTGTGGCTGGACAAGGAGATGCAGAGCAAAGTACCTCAGGGCTTCAGGACTTCGCGGCCGGCTGCCGGTTATGCGAGCTGCCCTGACCATACGTTGAAGAAAGACATACTGTCGCTGCTGCCTGACGTCGGGATAACCCTGACGGAGAGCTATGCGATGGTCCCGGACGCTTCGATCTGCGGCTTCATAGTCGCCCATCCCGAGGCGGGTTATCCGGAAATACATAAAATATCAGAGGAGCAGTACATGCGCTATGCCAAGGCCCGCGGAATGGGGCCGGAACAGGCGCGTCAGTTCCTCGGCAACCTTTTGTAAGAATGAATATAACAGAAATCTTGGAATCGAGCGCAAGGCCTTTCCCTTCGATAGAGATCGTGCCGCCGCTGAACGGTATCAGCAAGGATGAACTTCTGAATACTGTCGGACAGTTCATGGACTTCGACCTGAAGTATATCAACGTCACCTGCCACAGGGACGAGTTCGAGTTTCGGCAGCATGCCGACGGCTCGTTCTCCAGGCATCTGGTCCGCAACAGGATTTCTCCGGTCGCCGTATGCGGCGCCATAATGTCGAGGTACAAGGTCGAGATGGTGCCTCATATAATCTGCGGGGGCAATTCCCCGGAGGAAATCGAGAGCCTGCTGTATGATTTCAATTTCCTCGGAATCGGCAATGTGATGGCCCTGAGGGGCGATTCGATTACCGGAGAGAAGAGGTTCACTCCGACTCCGGGAGGTTATAACCATGCGGATGAGCTTGTTTCGGCCATACGCAGGTTCGACGGGAAGAACGGGAGCCATTTCTGCATCGGTGTCGGAGGATACCCTGAGAAGCATTTCGAGGCCGCGAACCTGGAGACCGACATAGCGAACCTGAAGAAGAAGGTCGATGCCGGAGCCGATTATATAATCA
This portion of the Bacteroidales bacterium WCE2008 genome encodes:
- a CDS encoding methionine synthase (B12-dependent) — translated: MKRNGLDILRNRPLILDGAMGTMIQRFNLTEEDFHGGPFVGISKDLKGNNECLNLTRPEVISEIHKEYIRAGADIIETNTFSANRISQAEYDCIGFAGEMALRGAQIARAAADEAMAEDPSRKVYVAGSVGPTSKSLSLAPDISDPGFRPYSFDDMAEAYGEQLENLIKGGVDVILIETCFDALNTKAVLYALQKVSDTMGAIVSVSVSDRSGRTLTGQTMEAYYTSIRHFPLAAFGLNCSLGADELLPLISEVAAFSDVPVICYPNAGLPNEMGGYDQSPEQMADHVRKMAGKVNIIGGCCGTTPDHIRAVRDAVLATGETHTVPEPSKGLKVSGLEPYLIDSRNNFTNIGERTNVAGSRKFAKLIAAGDYETALQIAADQIENGAGIIDINMDDAMLDSTVEMQKFLRYISNDPAVAKAALMIDSSHWETILAGLKNAQGKCIVNSISLKEGEETFLRKAQEIHRFGAAMVVMAFDEEGQATTYDRKVAICRRAYGLLTKAGIPPTDIIFDCNILSIGTGIDEHARYAIDFIEAVRWIKQNLPGAYTSGGVSNLSFAFRGNNPVREAMHSAFLYHAIAAGLDMGIVNPGMLQVYDDIEPELLRCVEDVIMDKDPGATERLIEKAQKILAEKQDQAAGGAVQAAPVQAATPEERIMENLVKGKNIGLAEDVLDCYKRYGTAVQVIEGPLMAGMERVGELFGAGKMFLPQVVKSARTMRDAVAILEPYMEAGEAESSSSAKPKIVIATVKGDVHDIGKNITSIVLGCNGFEMTDLGVMVDKETILDEAQRQNADIVAVSGLITPSLYQMEEICREMTARGMDTPLLIGGATTSALHTAVKLAPLYDHVFYGPDASASAVMAKRCIIDREAFEAEEHAAQAKLRALYDKGSKKETAAAEPNRYPKESFLRKEDCSLENMPATELEPGKILPFFDWQMFLAIWGIRYGKADMNDPEIAEIMAEAKDMLDWMTANRDYKIRIAMRFDEVWSEGDTICSEAYRLPMLRQEKPAPGSDRLVSMADYAPPADMGIKTPFGMFAISVSAMKHPEGCCCPCCRPSGYRQLTLKKDSPLLERTLRLTLAEAASLWLDKEMQSKVPQGFRTSRPAAGYASCPDHTLKKDILSLLPDVGITLTESYAMVPDASICGFIVAHPEAGYPEIHKISEEQYMRYAKARGMGPEQARQFLGNLL
- a CDS encoding 5,10-methylenetetrahydrofolate reductase (NAD(P)), whose product is MNITEILESSARPFPSIEIVPPLNGISKDELLNTVGQFMDFDLKYINVTCHRDEFEFRQHADGSFSRHLVRNRISPVAVCGAIMSRYKVEMVPHIICGGNSPEEIESLLYDFNFLGIGNVMALRGDSITGEKRFTPTPGGYNHADELVSAIRRFDGKNGSHFCIGVGGYPEKHFEAANLETDIANLKKKVDAGADYIITQMFFDNEVFYSFVDKCRKAGIMVPIIPGLKPLSTARQVAALPEAFSLDIPLELTEAISKASGPEDVYRIGTEWCIRQTKDLLRHEVQAVHYYTMGKSRNIVEILKACF